The Brassica oleracea var. oleracea cultivar TO1000 chromosome C6, BOL, whole genome shotgun sequence genome includes a region encoding these proteins:
- the LOC106300445 gene encoding beta-galactosidase 5 yields MGTTLVLTKILCFLLITMVIGSAMIQCSITYDKKAIVINGHRRILLSGSIHYPRSTPEMWEDLIKKAKDGGLDVIDTYVFWNGHEPSPGTYDFKGRYDLVRFIKTVQEVGLYVHLRIGPYVCAEWNFGGFPVWLKYVPGISFRSDNGPFKAAMQGFTQKIVQMMKEHRFFASQGGPIILSQIENEFGPELKALGPAGHSYINWAAKMAVGLDTGVPWVMCKEDDAPDPIINACNGFYCDYFTPNKPYKPKMWTEAWSGWFTEFGGTIPKRPVEDLAFGVTRFIQKGGSYINYYMYHGGTNFGRTAGGPFITTSYDYDAPIDEYGLVQEPKYSHLKQLHQAIKQCESALVSSEPKVTKLGNYEEAHVFSAGKGSCVAFLSNYHMNAPAKVVFNNRHYTLPAWSTSILPDCRNVVFNTATVVAKTSQVQMVPSGSILYSVGRYDEDIATYGDRGTITALGLLEQINVTRDTSDYLWYITSVDIKASESFLRGGKWPTLTVDSAGHAVHVFVNGHFYGSAFGTRENRRFSFSAPVNLRGGANRIALLSVAVGLPNVGPHFETWATGIVGSVALHGLDGGNKDLSRQKWTYQVGLRGEAMNLISPSEASSDDWIKGSLAKQNKQPLTWYKAFFDAPRGNEPLALDLRSMGKGQAWINGQSLGRYWMAFAKGNCGSCNYAGTYREAKCQSGCGEPTQRWYHVPRSWLKPRGNLIVLFEELGGDVSKVSVVKRSVH; encoded by the exons ATGGGAACCACATTGGTTCTCACCAAGATCCTATGTTTCTTGCTAATAACAATGGTAATTGGATCCGCCATGATCCAATGCAGCATAACCTACGACAAGAAAGCCATCGTCATTAATGGCCACCGCAGAATCCTACTTTCCGGCTCCATTCACTACCCAAGAAGCACCCCTGAG ATGTGGGAAGATCTTATAAAGAAGGCTAAAGACGGAGGCTTGGATGTTATTGACACTTATGTTTTCTGGAATGGTCATGAACCTTCTCCTGGCACT TACGATTTCAAAGGGAGATACGATCTGGTAAGATTCATTAAGACAGTACAAGAAGTGGGGCTTTATGTTCATCTTAGAATCGGCCCTTACGTTTGTGCAGAATGGAATTTTGG AGGGTTTCCTGTTTGGTTGAAGTATGTACCTGGGATTAGCTTTAGATCAGATAATGGACCCTTCAAG GCTGCGATGCAAGGCTTCACGCAGAAGATTGTTCAGATGATGAAAGAGCATAGATTCTTCGCGTCACAAGGTGGACCTATTATCTTATCTCAG ATCGAAAATGAGTTTGGTCCTGAGCTTAAAGCGCTTGGACCAGCTGGTCACTCATACATTAACTGGGCTGCGAAAATGGCGGTTGGTTTGGACACTGGAGTCCCGTGGGTGATGTGCAAGGAAGATGATGCACCTGATCCTATT ATAAACGCTTGCAACGGATTCTACTGCGATTATTTCACTCCAAACAAACCATATAAGCCAAAAATGTGGACAGAAGCATGGAGTGGCTG GTTCACAGAGTTTGGTGGAACCATTCCAAAGCGACCTGTAGAGGATCTAGCGTTTGGAGTCACACGTTTCATACAAAAGGGCGGGTCGTATATAAATTACTACATG TACCATGGAGGAACAAACTTTGGACGCACAGCAGGAGGTCCATTTATCACCACTAGTTACGATTATGATGCTCCCATCGATGAATACG GGTTGGTCCAAGAACCAAAGTACAGCCATCTTAAGCAGCTACACCAAGCAATTAAGCAATGTGAATCAGCTTTAGTTTCCTCTGAACCAAAGGTTACCAAACTAGGAAACTACGAGGAGGCTCATGTTTTCTCTGCTGGTAAAGGAAGCTGTGTGGCTTTCCTATCGAACTATCACATGAACGCACCTGCAAAAGTAGTGTTCAACAATCGGCATTATACTCTACCTGCTTGGTCCACAAGCATTCTTCCGGATTGCAGAAACGTTGTTTTCAACACTGCCACG GTTGTGGCAAAGACATCACAAGTGCAAATGGTTCCATCTGGCTCCATCTTGTACTCGGTGGGGAGATACGATGAAGATATTGCTACTTATGGAGACCGTGGGACAATCACAGCTCTTGGATTGTTGGAGCAGATTAACGTTACACGAGATACAAGTGATTACCTTTGGTACATAACCAG TGTGGATATTAAGGCATCGGAATCTTTCTTGCGTGGAGGAAAATGGCCGACTCTTACGGTGGATTCAGCAGGGCATGCTGTTCATGTGTTTGTTAATGGACATTTTTACG GATCTGCCTTTGGGACAAGAGAAAACAGAAGGTTTTCCTTTAGCGCACCGGTCAATCTTCGAGGTGGAGCTAACAGAATCGCTCTACTAAGCGTAGCAGTTGGTTTGCCG AATGTTGGGCCACATTTTGAGACGTGGGCCACGGGGATTGTCGGGTCTGTCGCGCTGCACGGCCTTGACGGAGGTAACAAAGACTTGAGTCGACAGAAATGGACCTATCAG GTTGGTCTGCGAGGTGAAGCAATGAACTTGATCTCTCCTTCAGAAGCTTCCTCTGATGATTGGATCAAAGGCTCATTAGCAAAGCAAAACAAACAGCCTTTGACCTGGTACAAG GCCTTCTTTGACGCTCCAAGAGGGAACGAGCCGCTGGCTTTGGATCTGAGGAGTATGGGGAAAGGACAAGCTTGGATAAACGGACAAAGCTTAGGGAGATACTGGATGGCTTTCGCCAAAGGAAACTGCGGGAGTTGCAACTACGCAGGAACATACAGAGAAGCCAAATGCCAATCTGGTTGTGGCGAGCCTACACAAAGATG GTATCACGTTCCGCGTTCGTGGTTGAAGCCAAGAGGGAACTTGATAGTGCTCTTTGAAGAACTTGGTGGAGATGTCTCCAAAGTCTCTGTTGTAAAGAGATCAGTACACTAA
- the LOC106300446 gene encoding thioredoxin H5 yields the protein MAGEGEVIACHTIEVWNEQIKAANDSKKLIVIDFTATWCPPCRFIAPVFVEMAKKFLNVVFFKIDVDELQSVAKEFKVEAMPTFLFMREGEIVDRVVGARKEEIHQTLMKHGGVASA from the exons ATGGCCGGAGAAGGAGAAGTGATCGCTTGCCACACCATCGAAGTCTGGAACGAGCAGATCAAAGCCGCCAACGACTCCAAGAAACTG ATCGTGATAGACTTCACTGCTACATGGTGCCCACCTTGCCGTTTCATTGCACCAGTCTTCGTAGAGATGGCCAAGAAGTTCCTCAACGTCGTCTTCTTCAAGATCGATGTGGACGAATTGCAATCCGTTGCTAAAGAATTCAAAGTGGAGGCAATGCCCACTTTTCTCTTCATGAGGGAAGGTGAGATCGTGGACCGTGTTGTCGGTGCAAGGAAGGAGGAAATCCATCAGACATTGATGAAGCACGGTGGTGTTGCTTCTGCTTAA
- the LOC106297153 gene encoding mitogen-activated protein kinase kinase kinase 2-like — MQSNEEFIKFLGEGSCGYVHLVRYTNHDGSSFLAAVKNSYDEDSDNLNRELQILRELRGYPRIITCFGDFLQEGVSSYGNRVHKLLLEYASEGSLNAFLNNYPDRKLPEPLIKDFTRMILEGLVSIHGHGYVHCDIKSDNILVFPSPTEDSSQYEVKLSDFGNSLEVGQVPHYWAKDSPWAGTPIYMPPESVRDGVANKTLDLWSVGCLVLEMYTGVVPWEGVKLSDIASRLRCGEAPEIPASLPSDAKDFIETCLSRKPEERGSAYDLMFHPFLTRPELEEEEKKTEDRKRNSFLLRLFKLRIRRTCSKKKLRTDVSDKKPLNLRMAPQFKRTLDKVLSFEDRDTHQLQFSFCSVFTKRLISD, encoded by the coding sequence ATGCAATCAAACGAAGAGTTCATCAAATTTCTTGGGGAAGGATCTTGTGGCTATGTTCATCTCGTCCGTTACACTAACCACGACGGCTCTTCGTTTCTCGCGGCCGTAAAGAACTCCTACGACGAAGACTCCGACAACCTCAACAGAGAGCTTCAGATTTTGCGAGAACTCAGAGGGTATCCGAGGATCATTACATGCTTCGGAGATTTTCTGCAAGAAGGTGTCAGCAGCTACGGAAACAGAGTCCACAAATTGCTTCTCGAGTACGCTTCTGAAGGTAGTTTAAACGCTTTCTTGAACAATTACCCCGACAGAAAGTTGCCCGAACCATTGATCAAAGATTTCACGCGCATGATTCTTGAAGGTTTGGTCTCCATTCACGGACACGGTTATGTCCACTGCGACATAAAGTCCGACAATATTCTTGTGTTTCCTTCTCCGACAGAAGATTCATCACAGTACGAGGTTAAGCTTTCTGATTTTGGAAACTCTCTGGAAGTCGGACAAGTTCCTCATTACTGGGCGAAGGATTCTCCGTGGGCGGGTACTCCGATTTACATGCCGCCGGAGTCTGTCCGTGACGGCGTCGCCAACAAAACCCTAGACTTATGGTCGGTGGGATGTTTGGTTCTAGAGATGTACACGGGCGTGGTTCCATGGGAAGGCGTTAAACTCAGTGATATCGCTTCTCGTCTCCGTTGTGGTGAAGCTCCAGAGATCCCAGCGAGTTTGCCTTCCGATGCAAAGGACTTTATCGAAACTTGCTTGTCAAGGAAACCTGAGGAGAGAGGAAGCGCATATGATTTGATGTTTCATCCCTTTTTGACTCGTCCAGAACTTGAAGAAGAGGAGAAGAAAACAGAGGATAGGAAGAGAAACTCGTTTCTGTTGAGGTTGTTCAAATTGAGAATCAGACGAACATGTTCCAAGAAGAAATTAAGGACAGATGTTTCAGATAAGAAGCCTCTGAACTTGAGGATGGCCCCACAGTTTAAGAGAACTCTGGACAAAGTCTTGAGTTTTGAAGATCGAGACACCCACCAACTTCAATTTAGTTTCTGTTCAGTGTTCACTAAACGTTTAATAAGTGATTAG